Proteins from one Ketobacter alkanivorans genomic window:
- a CDS encoding heme ABC transporter permease has protein sequence MSEIEVLVFETIKRLYHKFGSPRYFYDLTSKMLPWLVAATVLLLIPGLIYGLGFAPPEKYQGNSYRVIYIHVPAASIAMAGYFAMAVAGVIVLVWRMKMAEMVAKSIAPIGASFAFICLVTGSIWGKPTWGTWWVWDARLTSMLILLFLYIGVIALNAAIENAQSAARATAVLSIVGAVNLPIIKYSVEWWNTLHQPASIRMTSSAIDMEMLYTLLSCIGGFYCLFAVMLILSTRCEILLREQRSSWVKKLVGV, from the coding sequence GTGAGTGAAATTGAGGTGCTCGTGTTTGAAACCATAAAACGGCTATATCATAAATTCGGATCACCCCGTTATTTTTACGATTTAACCAGCAAGATGCTGCCCTGGTTAGTGGCAGCAACAGTGTTGTTGCTGATTCCCGGTTTGATTTATGGCCTGGGCTTTGCGCCGCCAGAAAAGTATCAAGGCAACAGTTATCGGGTTATCTACATTCATGTGCCTGCGGCCAGTATTGCTATGGCTGGGTATTTTGCCATGGCGGTTGCGGGGGTGATTGTGCTGGTCTGGCGTATGAAAATGGCCGAGATGGTGGCCAAGTCCATCGCGCCTATCGGGGCATCGTTTGCTTTTATCTGCCTGGTTACTGGCTCCATATGGGGTAAGCCTACCTGGGGTACATGGTGGGTGTGGGATGCCAGGCTGACCTCAATGTTGATACTGTTGTTTCTGTATATCGGTGTGATTGCCCTGAACGCCGCCATTGAGAATGCCCAGTCGGCTGCCCGTGCAACTGCGGTGCTGAGCATCGTGGGAGCGGTAAATCTTCCCATCATCAAATATTCGGTGGAGTGGTGGAACACGTTGCATCAACCGGCATCCATCAGAATGACCAGCTCTGCCATCGATATGGAAATGCTGTATACGTTGCTGAGCTGTATCGGCGGATTTTATTGCTTGTTTGCAGTGATGCTCATCCTCTCTACCCGCTGTGAAATCCTCTTGCGCGAACAGCGTAGCAGCTGGGTGAAAAAACTGGTGGGAGTGTAA
- the cysZ gene encoding sulfate transporter CysZ — MIGFRALTKQEQQHMIQDLKDGVNCVSEGFNLAKRRSLRPYMIVPLITNILLFTISGYLVTSYAYEWISGWTTAVDLWSWLDWLEPFIDQLLGALKWVIFAVIILGLLFVMGSTFTMFTHLVVGPFIGILGEKAELELHEPNYPQHTLGQIAMRTLAREFRKLIYWIVRAVGLGVVSLVLYFIPGVNAVVPVLWFLFGSWILAMQYLDVPADNNGRSFQEVLALMRKHRAAVMAFGAVVMALTSLPIINLFIIPVAVCGGVVFWVRKIQPELN, encoded by the coding sequence ATGATAGGGTTTCGCGCATTGACCAAGCAGGAGCAACAACACATGATTCAGGATTTAAAGGATGGGGTGAACTGTGTTTCGGAAGGCTTCAATCTAGCTAAACGGCGCAGTCTGCGGCCCTATATGATAGTGCCACTGATCACCAACATTTTGCTGTTCACTATCAGTGGCTACCTGGTAACCAGCTATGCCTATGAATGGATTTCTGGCTGGACCACCGCTGTAGACTTATGGAGCTGGCTGGATTGGCTCGAGCCGTTCATTGATCAATTATTAGGCGCTTTGAAGTGGGTGATCTTTGCTGTCATCATTCTGGGACTGTTGTTTGTAATGGGTTCGACTTTCACCATGTTCACCCATTTGGTGGTAGGGCCTTTTATTGGCATCCTGGGTGAAAAAGCCGAACTGGAACTGCATGAACCAAACTATCCCCAGCATACTCTGGGACAGATTGCGATGCGCACCCTGGCCAGAGAGTTCCGCAAGCTGATCTACTGGATTGTGCGGGCGGTGGGCCTGGGTGTTGTGTCCCTGGTGCTGTATTTTATTCCCGGCGTTAACGCTGTGGTGCCAGTACTGTGGTTCCTGTTTGGATCGTGGATTCTGGCGATGCAGTATCTGGACGTGCCCGCCGACAACAATGGCCGCAGCTTTCAGGAAGTACTGGCTCTCATGCGCAAGCATCGAGCGGCAGTGATGGCGTTTGGTGCGGTGGTTATGGCACTCACCTCCCTGCCCATCATCAACCTGTTCATTATTCCGGTAGCGGTGTGTGGCGGGGTGGTGTTTTGGGTGCGCAAGATCCAGCCTGAGCTGAACTAA
- the ccmB gene encoding heme exporter protein CcmB, with amino-acid sequence MADPVVSHSVPNAEPPSMWSGMIAILKRDLLIAFRQRTDMVNPLFFFIMVIALFPLGIGPEPGTLQKIGPGVIWIAALLSTLLSVDSLFRQDFDDGSLELSLLSPQPLFIMAFGKVVAHWLVTALPLICVAPVLSVMLFMDAATVKVTLYSLLLGTPILSMISAIGAALTVGLRKGGVLIAVIALPLYIPVLIFGTSAVEAASMTLPYVGQLAYLAAFLVLALTFAPFAIAAALRISVTSQ; translated from the coding sequence ATGGCAGATCCAGTAGTGTCTCATTCTGTGCCGAATGCAGAACCGCCATCAATGTGGTCCGGTATGATCGCAATTCTGAAACGGGACCTGTTAATTGCGTTTCGTCAACGAACGGATATGGTGAATCCCTTATTCTTCTTCATCATGGTGATTGCCCTGTTTCCTCTGGGGATCGGGCCGGAGCCGGGGACATTGCAAAAAATCGGCCCTGGAGTGATTTGGATTGCGGCCTTGCTGTCCACATTGTTGTCGGTAGACAGCCTGTTTCGGCAGGATTTTGATGATGGGTCGTTGGAGCTGTCTCTGTTAAGCCCTCAGCCGCTGTTTATTATGGCCTTTGGTAAAGTTGTGGCTCACTGGCTGGTGACCGCGCTGCCCCTGATTTGTGTGGCACCGGTACTCAGCGTCATGTTGTTTATGGACGCAGCCACGGTGAAAGTAACGTTGTACAGCCTGTTATTGGGCACTCCCATCCTGAGTATGATCAGTGCAATTGGGGCGGCGTTGACAGTAGGGTTGAGAAAAGGCGGGGTGTTAATCGCGGTGATCGCACTGCCCCTGTATATTCCGGTGCTGATTTTTGGCACCAGTGCGGTAGAGGCCGCGTCGATGACGTTGCCTTATGTCGGGCAGCTGGCCTATCTGGCGGCCTTTCTGGTGTTGGCGCTGACGTTTGCGCCTTTTGCTATTGCAGCGGCCTTACGTATCAGCGTAACCAGCCAATAG
- a CDS encoding GntR family transcriptional regulator, with translation MSFKAPDSLSEQIAQHLGQLIITGELKAGDRIQELRVASELNVSRGSVREAYLILARRYLIDIVPRKGAVVSEMTPKHVRDVYEMNILLIGQLCRRATEAWKDDELEPFLELLQLMEGYVANAQVMNFYDATFNFARMAYQFVDNPYLEDMLEDLQPAVRRTYYFAINLNQAEIDKSMVFFRELMACIVARDVDGAEQKLVQFGEYQRETVLKRLESSEAASI, from the coding sequence ATGAGCTTTAAAGCGCCAGACAGTCTTTCCGAGCAGATTGCTCAACATCTTGGGCAGTTAATTATTACCGGCGAGTTGAAAGCCGGAGACCGCATACAGGAGTTGCGGGTCGCCAGCGAGTTGAACGTGAGCCGTGGCTCCGTGCGGGAGGCCTATCTTATCCTCGCGCGCCGTTACCTGATCGATATTGTGCCGCGCAAGGGTGCAGTGGTGTCTGAAATGACCCCTAAGCACGTCCGTGATGTCTACGAAATGAATATCCTGTTGATTGGTCAGCTGTGTCGTCGGGCTACCGAAGCCTGGAAGGATGACGAGCTGGAACCGTTCCTTGAGCTGCTCCAGTTGATGGAAGGTTACGTAGCCAACGCCCAGGTGATGAATTTCTACGATGCAACCTTCAATTTTGCCCGTATGGCATATCAGTTTGTAGATAACCCTTATCTCGAAGATATGCTTGAAGATCTGCAGCCTGCTGTGCGTCGTACCTACTATTTTGCGATTAACCTGAATCAGGCTGAAATCGACAAGTCCATGGTGTTTTTTCGCGAACTGATGGCCTGCATCGTTGCGCGCGATGTAGATGGAGCAGAGCAGAAGCTGGTGCAGTTTGGTGAGTATCAGCGTGAAACGGTATTAAAGCGTCTTGAATCCAGCGAGGCTGCCTCTATCTGA
- a CDS encoding putative solute-binding protein: MYTNIKRLLLVLIAATVIPAQAADYIKRTICVWDIVGRGGPIAQAVEEFNLEATKWGVDLELIVNSSEKVIVEQFRSKQCDAAFLSELRIRNFIKFTGSLYAVGAMPEERHLRLMHQLLASPQMADKMRQGPFEIAGIAPAGEVYVFVRDRSINSLDKAVGRKIAVLGDDIYQQQMVELIGGTPITVTEATAGSMFNNGGVDVLPAPAIAYNPLELYKGLEPNGGIIHYPLAQISGQLITWHDRFPEDFGQKSREFHFSQFDRIMKEIEMSTKAIDTKWWVEIPEADKANYEKLMDDVRIEAVKADYWDGDMIKLQRRVRCKFDPTRAECAKPRDAL, translated from the coding sequence ATGTATACCAATATAAAAAGACTACTACTGGTTTTAATTGCCGCCACGGTGATTCCGGCCCAGGCCGCAGATTACATCAAGCGAACCATATGCGTTTGGGATATCGTTGGCCGCGGTGGCCCCATCGCTCAGGCAGTGGAAGAGTTCAACCTGGAGGCGACCAAATGGGGTGTGGACTTGGAGCTGATTGTGAACTCCAGCGAAAAAGTAATCGTTGAACAGTTCCGATCCAAGCAGTGCGATGCGGCCTTTTTATCGGAGTTACGCATCCGCAACTTTATCAAATTTACTGGCTCGCTGTACGCTGTGGGGGCCATGCCAGAGGAACGGCACCTGCGCCTGATGCATCAGCTTCTGGCATCGCCGCAAATGGCCGACAAAATGCGCCAGGGACCGTTTGAAATTGCCGGTATCGCACCCGCAGGCGAGGTGTATGTATTTGTGCGCGATCGCAGTATTAATAGCCTCGACAAAGCAGTAGGCCGCAAGATCGCCGTGCTGGGTGACGACATTTATCAACAGCAGATGGTGGAATTAATCGGCGGCACCCCTATCACCGTGACCGAAGCCACAGCGGGCAGCATGTTCAACAACGGGGGCGTCGATGTATTACCAGCACCGGCAATTGCCTATAACCCGCTGGAACTCTACAAAGGCCTGGAGCCCAACGGCGGTATTATCCATTACCCTCTGGCACAGATTTCAGGCCAGTTGATCACCTGGCATGATCGCTTTCCTGAGGACTTTGGCCAAAAGTCACGGGAATTTCATTTTTCTCAGTTTGATCGCATCATGAAGGAAATTGAAATGTCCACCAAAGCCATTGATACCAAGTGGTGGGTTGAGATACCGGAAGCCGACAAGGCCAACTATGAAAAGCTAATGGATGATGTGCGTATCGAAGCGGTGAAAGCAGACTATTGGGACGGCGACATGATTAAGCTGCAACGCCGGGTGCGCTGCAAATTCGACCCCACCCGCGCGGAGTGCGCCAAGCCACGGGATGCACTGTAA
- a CDS encoding sulfite exporter TauE/SafE family protein codes for MDIDAFHLILLIVSGVAAGFVNTVAGGGSIFTLPALILLGMPADVANGTNRVGVLMQSAAAVRGFNRHEMLDHSAILPILLPTIIGSLIGSSVASVIPAEVLKPVLLGTMMTMTLLIVLRPSTIPNTNEPVMSMQQRPSAAAWLFLAGLYGGFVQAGVGFILLTALAGVLRYDLLRANALKMMCTLVFSAVALAVFIYQDQVLWIPGLIVGVGSIIGVQLSVKFAISAKQSTLKWILLSMAMLVCLAALFK; via the coding sequence ATGGACATTGATGCTTTTCACCTGATACTGCTGATCGTTTCCGGCGTTGCTGCAGGTTTTGTCAATACCGTCGCAGGTGGCGGTTCGATCTTTACGCTGCCTGCGCTGATCCTGCTGGGTATGCCCGCTGATGTCGCAAACGGCACTAACCGCGTAGGTGTGCTCATGCAGTCGGCAGCCGCCGTGCGAGGCTTCAATCGTCATGAGATGCTGGATCACAGCGCCATCTTGCCCATTTTGCTGCCAACGATAATCGGCTCGCTGATCGGATCCTCCGTCGCGTCGGTCATTCCTGCGGAAGTTTTAAAACCGGTACTGCTCGGCACCATGATGACCATGACCCTGCTTATTGTGCTCAGGCCCAGCACCATCCCCAACACAAACGAGCCCGTAATGAGTATGCAGCAGCGGCCATCTGCGGCAGCCTGGCTGTTTCTTGCGGGCCTTTATGGTGGATTTGTGCAGGCAGGAGTAGGTTTTATCCTGCTCACCGCGCTGGCAGGCGTATTACGCTATGACCTGCTGCGGGCAAACGCTTTGAAAATGATGTGCACGCTGGTGTTCAGTGCCGTGGCTCTGGCGGTCTTCATATATCAGGATCAAGTGCTGTGGATTCCCGGCCTGATTGTGGGGGTGGGATCGATCATTGGCGTGCAGCTGAGTGTGAAATTCGCTATTTCAGCCAAACAGAGCACCCTGAAGTGGATTTTGCTGAGCATGGCCATGCTGGTGTGCTTGGCAGCACTCTTTAAGTAA
- the ccmE gene encoding cytochrome c maturation protein CcmE has product MNPKRKQRLIIVLGVLAAVGLSTALMMFALKENINLFFTPTEIAEGKAPLERRIRVGGLVVPGSVKRGEDLQVTFDLTDNAEQITVRFSGILPDLFREGQGIIANGKLIGGTLVEADEVLAKHDENYVPPEVQEALEKAGHPKKEKS; this is encoded by the coding sequence ATGAATCCAAAACGCAAACAAAGATTGATCATTGTGCTGGGGGTGCTGGCAGCGGTGGGGCTGTCAACGGCGTTGATGATGTTCGCGCTTAAAGAAAACATAAATCTGTTTTTTACGCCCACTGAAATCGCAGAGGGCAAGGCACCGCTGGAGCGTCGCATTCGTGTGGGTGGTTTGGTTGTGCCCGGCAGCGTCAAGCGGGGAGAGGATCTGCAGGTAACGTTTGATCTAACCGACAATGCCGAGCAGATCACCGTGCGTTTCTCCGGGATACTGCCCGATCTGTTTCGGGAAGGGCAGGGTATAATCGCAAACGGCAAACTGATTGGTGGCACTTTGGTTGAGGCTGATGAGGTATTGGCCAAGCACGATGAAAACTATGTGCCGCCAGAGGTGCAGGAAGCGTTGGAGAAAGCCGGACACCCCAAGAAAGAGAAATCCTGA
- a CDS encoding flagellar hook-length control protein FliK codes for MIDLPPGARPSSQAGATSPAAEIRPAELARMQTSQAIEAVVLESTLRQQAGTAQKPVYEILLKASAALASNPPLNTTATSSAVTPATPNPAPLTQITPNSITLLRQGQSILIKTAAEFPLQPGAQLLATVSPTKGVVLHRILPPQLAATINQALKQLVPQQQSLSPLFRMVEQISAQPISGLPKAIQPQLSTLIQLLPKLEQLKTAEQLRNALNNSGLFLENKIQKALVQTVQAKSATQTPLSQSLKELTTLVKEAVNKRPLTVQDTSAKGASVDLGPVLKYDIKQQLISLQARLETAQSNIQNAATSNLQPTNTLSGSGASGAAGITPPGTAVGTTAEKGEASAKSAPTPGTPPNNQSLTNKSERTAATYSPPRSGATNSHEAAFVPTRPAPNKTHGYSAVQSSSVINSADPLSKTSAETFLLPPLPGNITLQPQARAKLQAAGDMADALVSILLKQVKGALSRITLHQLASHTRNQDPTAPQPQLSFELPILHQNQVQIFQFLIEEREPDSDQNEKKQGKRWVVQMAFDIEGLGPMLCQISLVGHSASVSFWAEWENTLQHTRNHFDYLQKVLTEMGLKVEKLQGHLGIPKTEQAILQNQLVDIHT; via the coding sequence ATGATTGACTTGCCACCAGGGGCACGCCCTTCCAGCCAGGCAGGAGCCACCAGCCCCGCAGCAGAGATTCGTCCGGCAGAACTGGCCAGGATGCAAACCAGCCAGGCCATCGAAGCAGTGGTGCTGGAGAGCACATTGCGCCAGCAGGCCGGAACAGCCCAAAAACCGGTGTATGAAATTTTACTGAAGGCCAGCGCCGCACTGGCCAGCAACCCGCCACTCAATACCACGGCGACCAGCTCTGCAGTAACACCTGCAACGCCCAATCCAGCGCCGCTTACCCAAATCACTCCCAATAGCATTACTTTGCTAAGACAGGGCCAAAGCATACTGATAAAAACAGCTGCAGAATTCCCTTTGCAGCCAGGGGCGCAATTATTAGCGACCGTTTCACCGACAAAAGGCGTAGTGCTGCATCGGATATTACCCCCCCAACTGGCGGCCACCATTAACCAGGCGTTGAAACAACTGGTTCCCCAACAGCAAAGCCTCAGCCCCCTGTTCAGGATGGTGGAACAGATATCCGCTCAGCCCATCAGCGGACTGCCAAAAGCGATTCAGCCGCAACTTAGCACGCTGATCCAACTACTTCCAAAACTGGAACAATTGAAAACAGCCGAACAACTGCGTAACGCACTCAACAACAGTGGACTGTTTCTCGAGAACAAAATACAAAAGGCTCTGGTGCAAACTGTGCAGGCAAAATCTGCCACCCAAACACCCCTGAGCCAAAGCCTGAAAGAATTAACCACGCTGGTCAAAGAGGCGGTAAACAAGCGCCCGTTAACCGTGCAGGACACCTCGGCCAAGGGAGCCTCTGTGGATCTGGGGCCTGTGCTTAAATACGACATCAAACAGCAACTGATAAGCTTGCAGGCTCGCTTGGAAACGGCTCAATCGAACATTCAGAATGCAGCAACAAGCAATCTGCAGCCAACCAACACACTCTCCGGCAGCGGGGCAAGCGGTGCTGCGGGCATAACGCCACCAGGCACAGCCGTAGGCACAACAGCAGAAAAGGGTGAAGCCTCAGCAAAATCAGCCCCCACGCCTGGAACACCCCCCAACAATCAGAGCCTGACAAACAAATCTGAACGTACCGCAGCCACCTATTCCCCACCTCGCTCAGGCGCCACAAACAGCCATGAGGCGGCATTCGTTCCAACCCGGCCCGCCCCCAACAAAACCCACGGTTACAGCGCGGTTCAAAGCAGCTCAGTCATCAACAGCGCAGACCCGCTGTCAAAAACCAGCGCTGAGACCTTCCTGCTGCCACCATTGCCGGGCAACATTACTCTGCAACCACAGGCACGTGCAAAGCTTCAGGCCGCGGGTGACATGGCCGATGCTCTGGTTTCGATCCTACTGAAACAGGTCAAAGGGGCTTTAAGCCGCATCACCCTGCATCAATTGGCGTCACATACCCGCAACCAAGATCCAACCGCGCCCCAGCCGCAACTCAGCTTCGAACTGCCCATTTTGCATCAAAACCAAGTGCAGATTTTTCAATTTCTGATAGAAGAAAGGGAGCCTGACTCCGATCAAAACGAGAAAAAGCAAGGCAAGCGCTGGGTTGTACAAATGGCATTTGATATCGAAGGGCTTGGCCCGATGCTGTGTCAGATCAGCTTAGTGGGTCATTCCGCCTCTGTTTCATTCTGGGCGGAGTGGGAAAACACCCTTCAGCACACCCGCAATCACTTTGATTACCTGCAAAAGGTTCTGACCGAAATGGGGTTAAAAGTAGAAAAGCTGCAAGGACACCTCGGCATCCCCAAAACAGAACAGGCGATCTTGCAAAATCAACTGGTGGACATCCACACATGA
- the ccmA gene encoding cytochrome c biogenesis heme-transporting ATPase CcmA: MATPLMQAEGLFCERDDRILIKDLTFSLQAGEVMQIEGPNGSGKTTLLRVLCGLSDDFEGQIHWQGQLRRNVDSDFRRDTLYFGHLTGIKSSLTPRENLRWILQLKGISPAEAGLEAKIEAALKSVGLLSYEDVPVYSLSAGQKRRVALARLHVEPAHLWVLDEPFTAIDRKGVAELEGLIQNHAARGGSVLITTHHALDLPILRKLHLGLGKGTWQIQ; encoded by the coding sequence GTGGCAACACCATTGATGCAGGCAGAAGGTCTGTTCTGCGAACGAGATGATCGCATCCTGATCAAGGATTTGACGTTCTCCCTACAGGCGGGAGAGGTGATGCAGATTGAAGGGCCTAATGGTAGTGGCAAAACCACGCTGCTGCGGGTGTTGTGTGGATTGTCTGATGATTTCGAGGGGCAGATTCATTGGCAGGGGCAACTGCGCCGTAATGTGGATTCCGACTTCCGGCGCGATACGCTGTATTTTGGACATCTCACGGGTATTAAATCGTCTCTTACCCCAAGGGAAAACTTGCGTTGGATTCTGCAGTTAAAGGGCATTTCCCCTGCTGAGGCTGGGCTGGAAGCCAAAATCGAAGCCGCTCTCAAGTCAGTGGGGTTGTTGAGCTACGAAGATGTACCGGTTTATAGCCTTTCTGCGGGCCAGAAGCGGCGGGTGGCATTGGCGCGTCTTCATGTGGAGCCTGCGCACCTGTGGGTGCTGGACGAGCCCTTTACCGCCATTGATCGCAAGGGCGTTGCAGAGCTTGAAGGCCTGATTCAGAACCATGCCGCCAGAGGTGGTTCCGTGCTGATCACCACTCACCATGCGCTGGATCTACCGATTCTCCGTAAACTGCATTTAGGTCTGGGGAAGGGAACATGGCAGATCCAGTAG
- the ccmD gene encoding heme exporter protein CcmD, with protein MAFESFADFIAMGKHGPYVWSAYGITLVVVLANIVAPLIRRKGLVDDIKRKARREQAES; from the coding sequence ATGGCTTTTGAATCATTTGCAGACTTCATCGCAATGGGCAAGCATGGCCCTTATGTGTGGTCGGCCTATGGCATCACATTGGTGGTGGTGCTGGCTAATATCGTGGCCCCACTTATTCGTCGTAAAGGGCTGGTGGACGACATTAAACGTAAAGCAAGGCGGGAGCAGGCAGAATCATGA